One genomic window of Paenisporosarcina antarctica includes the following:
- a CDS encoding ABC transporter ATP-binding protein: MELVLDIQHLSKKYGKKTALEDISFSVKAGTCFGLLGPNGAGKSTTMKILTGIVDADNGNVMILGMDSKKHLHSIKQKVGYVPQSITLYEELNAYDNLLFFGQMYGVKGKLLQERITKVLTQTGLLDRAKDKVKEYSGGMKRRINIAAALLHDPKILILDEPTVGIDPQSRNHIFDMIRALKEEGVTIIYSTHYMEEVEVLCDDIAIIDNGKIITQGNLKELLEQYSTKSIYIETDDIEKLKQLIHISKITSKNDGWVIESDQPVDLLQTILKTTTEQGIKIQALEMMRPTLESVFLSLTGTSLRDK, encoded by the coding sequence ATGGAATTGGTATTAGATATTCAGCACCTAAGTAAAAAATATGGAAAGAAAACGGCATTAGAGGATATTTCATTTTCTGTCAAAGCTGGCACATGTTTTGGACTACTTGGTCCTAATGGTGCGGGGAAATCGACCACGATGAAAATTCTTACGGGTATTGTTGATGCGGATAACGGGAATGTCATGATACTTGGAATGGATTCAAAAAAACATCTTCACTCTATTAAGCAAAAGGTAGGCTATGTTCCGCAGTCTATTACTTTGTATGAGGAATTAAACGCCTATGATAATCTCTTGTTCTTTGGCCAAATGTATGGAGTAAAAGGAAAGCTACTTCAGGAACGCATTACAAAAGTATTAACACAAACGGGTCTGTTAGACAGGGCTAAAGATAAGGTAAAGGAATATTCAGGTGGAATGAAAAGGAGAATAAATATTGCAGCCGCATTATTACACGATCCGAAAATATTAATCTTGGATGAACCAACAGTTGGGATTGACCCACAATCGCGAAATCACATTTTTGATATGATTCGGGCATTAAAAGAAGAAGGCGTCACCATCATTTATTCCACTCATTATATGGAGGAAGTGGAGGTGCTTTGTGATGATATCGCCATTATTGATAACGGAAAAATTATTACACAAGGGAACTTAAAAGAGCTTCTTGAACAGTACAGTACGAAATCCATTTATATTGAAACGGACGACATAGAAAAATTGAAGCAACTCATTCATATATCGAAAATCACCTCAAAAAATGATGGGTGGGTCATTGAATCTGATCAACCTGTAGACTTACTGCAAACCATTTTAAAGACAACGACTGAACAAGGCATTAAAATACAAGCGTTAGAGATGATGCGACCAACTTTGGAAAGTGTATTTTTATCGCTCACAGGTACGAGTTTACGCGATAAATAA